A region of Pyxidicoccus trucidator DNA encodes the following proteins:
- a CDS encoding response regulator has protein sequence MRVVLTDDHQLVRAGLRALLDTFGDIEVLAECGDGQAALALTDRLQPDVLLLDISLPGLNGIEVARRVPKVSPSTRVLVLSMHTAAEYVAQALRAGVAGYLVKDAAVAELKVALEAVRQGRTYLSPAVSQSVVEGFLRVTEEAPAARPLDLLTPRQREVLQLIAEGHATRAIAERLRVSVKTVEAHRAQLMERLDIRDVPALVRLAVWHGLVPGEPS, from the coding sequence ATGCGAGTGGTGCTGACGGATGACCACCAACTGGTGAGAGCGGGCCTGCGGGCCCTGCTCGACACGTTCGGCGACATCGAGGTGCTGGCCGAGTGCGGTGATGGGCAGGCGGCCCTTGCGCTGACGGACCGCCTGCAGCCGGACGTCCTCCTGCTGGACATCTCGCTGCCGGGGCTCAACGGCATCGAGGTCGCGCGCCGGGTGCCGAAGGTCAGCCCCTCCACCCGCGTGCTCGTGCTCTCCATGCACACCGCGGCGGAGTATGTGGCCCAGGCGCTGCGCGCGGGAGTGGCCGGCTACCTGGTCAAGGACGCGGCCGTGGCGGAGCTCAAGGTGGCGCTGGAGGCGGTGCGCCAGGGCCGCACGTACCTGAGCCCCGCCGTCTCGCAGAGCGTGGTGGAGGGCTTCCTGCGTGTCACCGAGGAGGCGCCGGCCGCGCGCCCCCTCGACCTCCTCACGCCCCGCCAGCGCGAGGTCCTTCAGCTCATCGCGGAGGGGCATGCCACCCGCGCCATCGCCGAGCGGCTCCGCGTGAGCGTGAAGACGGTGGAGGCCCACCGGGCACAGCTGATGGAGCGCCTCGACATCCGCGACGTGCCGGCCCTCGTCCGCCTCGCTGTCTGGCACGGGCTGGTGCCGGGCGAACCCTCCTGA